In Flavobacteriales bacterium, a genomic segment contains:
- a CDS encoding OmpA family protein: MMRNLTVLALILWTCSALGQFKLPSFENSEVYNFVPDPSFEMTEDLPCGWNQGIGKFDVWMTHWNSPTQTTPDLFSLQVSSTCWAHPSKHSNNRQRPKDGDNMIGIKCYGTGGTDTYWHEYVQVELKEELKADSLYYLEFYANASQRASRICNNIGALVQADAISTRDRKPLYITPTINSEKAIKQSILGWKKISGVFKAQGGERHLIIGNFYRDDVTTSQRLETGTDGAYYYIDEVMLRRAEPGERLSRRPLESKPDEDLIVVKERASTEVVAIQQVHYEVGTTIELNNIQFEFDKAELLPSSQKELNALANVLKDHPFMEIKITGHTDDQGDEAYNQKLSEARAQAVTAYLIHKDVEKERLHFQGLGSIMPIASNSTEEGREKNRRVEFEVIAN; this comes from the coding sequence ATGATGAGGAACTTGACCGTACTTGCTTTGATCCTATGGACCTGCTCTGCACTTGGGCAGTTCAAACTGCCTTCTTTCGAGAACAGCGAAGTATACAATTTCGTTCCTGACCCTTCCTTCGAGATGACGGAAGATCTTCCATGTGGTTGGAATCAGGGAATCGGCAAATTCGATGTGTGGATGACCCATTGGAACAGTCCTACTCAGACCACTCCAGACCTTTTCAGTCTGCAGGTTTCCAGCACATGCTGGGCCCACCCTTCCAAACACAGCAATAACCGCCAGCGGCCAAAGGATGGGGATAACATGATAGGCATCAAATGCTATGGGACAGGAGGAACGGATACCTATTGGCACGAGTATGTACAGGTGGAGTTGAAGGAAGAGCTCAAAGCCGACAGTCTCTATTATTTAGAGTTCTACGCCAATGCTAGCCAGCGAGCATCACGGATATGCAACAATATAGGAGCACTGGTCCAAGCGGATGCAATAAGCACTCGGGATAGAAAGCCTCTCTATATCACCCCCACCATCAATTCTGAGAAAGCCATCAAGCAGAGCATTCTCGGATGGAAGAAGATCAGCGGGGTCTTCAAGGCCCAAGGAGGAGAAAGGCACTTGATCATCGGAAATTTCTATAGGGATGATGTCACCACGAGTCAACGTCTGGAGACCGGGACGGATGGCGCATACTACTACATCGATGAAGTGATGCTCCGCAGAGCAGAGCCAGGAGAGCGACTGAGCCGAAGACCGCTGGAAAGCAAGCCAGATGAGGACCTGATAGTAGTCAAAGAAAGAGCAAGCACAGAAGTAGTGGCCATCCAACAGGTACACTATGAAGTAGGCACCACTATCGAACTGAATAATATCCAATTCGAATTCGACAAGGCCGAACTCCTACCCTCTTCACAGAAGGAATTGAATGCTCTGGCCAATGTCCTGAAAGACCATCCTTTCATGGAGATCAAGATCACCGGACATACCGATGATCAGGGAGATGAAGCCTATAACCAGAAGCTTTCCGAAGCCCGGGCTCAAGCCGTTACAGCTTATCTCATCCACAAGGATGTAGAGAAGGAACGACTGCATTTCCAGGGATTGGGCAGCATCATGCCCATTGCGAGCAATTCGACCGAAGAAGG